A portion of the Malania oleifera isolate guangnan ecotype guangnan chromosome 3, ASM2987363v1, whole genome shotgun sequence genome contains these proteins:
- the LOC131151965 gene encoding uncharacterized protein LOC131151965: MVVETWILKMGNQVSANLKHALLLESSKKKCSKKPEQSQSIGILSFEIANLMSKTVHLYKSLTDSEISKLKSEILKSKGVVNLVSSNESYLLELALAEKLEELDRVARAVSRLGKRCSVPALLGFEHVYGDIVRGAIDLRGLGFLVKDMEAMVRKLERYVQMTSNLYGEMETLSEMERTAKKFQHEESRRAFEQKLAWQKQDVNHLKDVSLWGQTYDKVVELLARTVCTIYARIRVVFGEFGIGLHEGGSPLLMKLEFQRNSGAIDVQSHGPTLSGPLKRVLSKTSATNSGQSERTGTNAKPQLGSQTLQREAAPFHPEDFAVPCGSTPGKLFLECFSLSSSASKIDDDLVHHDQDGNSEASGCCRVATDAKQEQWHSGSSNRSRISGLLQPMCSSANCLRFGRRSRLASYASPCTIGGSALALHYANVIIVIEKLLRYPHLVGEEARDDLYQMLPSSLRSSLRTNLKAYVKHLAIYDAPLAHDWKETLDGILSWLAPLAHNMIRWQSERNFEQQQIVTRMNVLLLQTLYFADREKTEAAICELLVGLNYICRYEQQQNALLDCASSFDFDDCVAWQS, encoded by the coding sequence ATGGTTGTAGAGACTTGGATTCTCAAGATGGGAAATCAGGTGAGCGCCAATTTGAAGCACGCCCTTCTTCTGGAATCCTCTAAGAAGAAATGCTCGAAGAAGCCGGAGCAGAGTCAGAGCATCGGCATTCTCTCCTTCGAGATCGCGAACCTCATGTCCAAAACGGTTCACCTCTACAAATCTCTTACCGACTCGGAGATTTCCAAGCTCAAGAGCGAGATCTTGAAGTCCAAGGGCGTAGTGAACCTCGTCTCTTCGAATGAGTCTTATCTTCTTGAGCTCGCCCTCGCCGAGAAGTTGGAGGAGCTGGACCGCGTCGCCAGGGCCGTCTCCAGGCTCGGCAAGAGGTGCAGTGTGCCAGCTTTGCTGGGGTTCGAGCATGTGTACGGCGATATTGTTCGTGGAGCGATCGATttgaggggtttagggtttttggtgaaGGACATGGAGGCGATGGTGAGGAAGTTGGAGCGGTATGTGCAGATGACATCGAATCTTTACGGCGAAATGGAGACGCTGAGCGAGATGGAGCGCACAGCAAAGAAGTTCCAGCACGAGGAGAGTCGCCGGGCGTTCGAGCAGAAGCTGGCGTGGCAGAAGCAAGATGTTAACCATCTCAAGGACGTTTCGCTTTGGGGACAGACTTATGACAAGGTTGTGGAGCTTTTGGCGAGGACTGTATGCACAATTTATGCTAGGATACGTGTGGTATTTGGAGAATTTGGTATTGGCCTTCACGAAGGAGGTTCCCCGCTATTAATGAAGCTTGAATTCCAGCGTAATTCCGGCGCTATTGATGTGCAGAGTCATGGTCCAACCCTTTCTGGACCGCTAAAACGAGTTCTCAGCAAGACTAGCGCTACTAATTCTGGGCAAAGTGAGAGAACAGGGACAAATGCTAAGCCTCAGCTTGGATCACAGACACTACAACGGGAAGCAGCTCCATTTCATCCTGAAGATTTTGCTGTTCCATGTGGGTCGACTCCCGGGAAGCTTTTTCTTGAATGTTTTAGCCTAAGCAGCTCGGCTTCAAAGATTGATGATGATCTTGTTCATCATGATCAGGATGGCAATAGCGAAGCTTCGGGTTGTTGCAGGGTTGCAACTGATGCAAAACAGGAACAATGGCACTCTGGTTCCAGTAATCGAAGTCGGATCAGCGGCCTTTTACAACCCATGTGCAGTTCCGCTAACTGCTTGAGATTTGGCCGGAGAAGTAGACTGGCATCCTACGCCTCTCCTTGCACCATCGGAGGCTCTGCTCTAGCCCTGCATTATGCCAATGTCATCATCGTGATAGAGAAGCTCCTTCGCTACCCCCATTTAGTTGGGGAGGAAGCTAGGGATGATCTTTATCAGATGTTGCCATCAAGTTTGAGATCATCTTTAAGGACTAATCTCAAGGCTTACGTGAAGCATTTGGCTATATACGATGCCCCACTTGCCCATGATTGGAAAGAAACCCTTGATGGGATACTGAGTTGGCTTGCGCCGCTCGCGCATAACATGATCCGGTGGCAGAGCGAGCGCAATTTTGAGCAACAGCAGATTGTGACGCGGATGAATGTTCTGCTGCTGCAGACATTGTATTTTGCCGACAGGGAAAAGACAGAAGCTGCCATCTGTGAGCTTCTTGTGGGTCTGAACTATATATGTCGATACGAGCAACAGCAAAATGCCTTATTGGACTGTGCAAGCAGTTTTGATTTTGATGACTGTGTGGCTTGGCAGAGCTGA